The following are encoded in a window of Nakamurella sp. A5-74 genomic DNA:
- a CDS encoding ABC transporter substrate-binding protein → MRNKLIPGAAIALCLTLAACGGGSGDTGTSSQNAATNNGVATTAGSATGSAATGSSSSGSPSSSAAPQPQSDGILQDVLGQDVDTLLPADSNVGDNIAVLDVVYDGLVRYDPSTKKPYNYVADDISTKDNTVWTIKIKSGLKFQNGEAVDADSFVRAWNYAAYGGDKANSYFFERVTGYDEMQPETDADGKITKQPTAKELSGLKAVDATTLQVTLKAPFAGFSTMLGYTGFFPMAKACLADVKACAVKPIGNGPFKVDQWDQGSKLTLSKWTDYTLPETPNYAGIVFTEYKGESSWADFQAGTIDFGTPPTAQVQAAADDPDISSRKVSGPGAALTYIGFPTYKGAPWNDIEFRKAISLAIDRQAVIDAVIPGQAVPATSWVVPDGVPGGVAGTCEFCKLDVAAAKDALAKSSWKAGTVLSITTGKDQTQNDYFKAIGDQLKANLGIDYTLDPSPDFFAKRSGRQMTGVFRNNWFPDYPLNENYLAPVYASGDAKKGNTNFGYYDADFEKLIKAGDQSKDIDAAVVQYQAAEKVLAKDFPTVPVSFAQNLVYYSANVENVVLDPFSGTPKLRLLKFKG, encoded by the coding sequence GTGAGAAATAAACTCATCCCAGGTGCAGCGATCGCGCTGTGTCTGACACTTGCAGCATGTGGCGGAGGGTCGGGTGACACCGGCACCTCGTCCCAGAACGCAGCAACGAACAACGGCGTTGCGACGACGGCAGGTTCCGCGACCGGCAGTGCCGCGACCGGCAGTTCCAGCAGCGGATCTCCGAGCAGTTCGGCCGCACCGCAGCCGCAGAGCGACGGGATCCTGCAGGACGTGCTCGGCCAGGACGTCGACACCCTGCTGCCCGCCGACTCGAACGTCGGCGACAACATCGCCGTGCTGGATGTCGTCTACGACGGGCTGGTCCGCTACGACCCGAGCACCAAGAAGCCCTACAACTACGTCGCCGACGACATCAGCACCAAGGACAACACGGTCTGGACGATCAAGATCAAGTCCGGTCTGAAGTTCCAGAACGGTGAGGCCGTGGACGCCGATTCCTTCGTCCGGGCCTGGAACTACGCCGCCTACGGTGGCGACAAGGCGAACAGCTACTTCTTCGAGCGCGTCACGGGCTACGACGAGATGCAGCCCGAAACCGACGCTGACGGCAAGATCACCAAGCAACCGACCGCCAAGGAGCTGTCCGGGCTCAAGGCCGTGGACGCGACCACACTCCAGGTGACGTTGAAGGCGCCGTTCGCCGGTTTCTCCACGATGCTCGGCTACACGGGGTTCTTCCCGATGGCCAAGGCCTGCCTGGCCGACGTCAAGGCCTGCGCAGTCAAGCCGATCGGCAACGGCCCGTTCAAGGTCGACCAGTGGGACCAGGGTTCCAAGCTGACGCTTTCCAAGTGGACCGACTACACGCTGCCCGAGACGCCGAACTACGCGGGCATCGTGTTCACCGAGTACAAGGGTGAGTCGTCGTGGGCCGACTTCCAGGCCGGCACCATCGACTTCGGTACTCCGCCCACAGCCCAGGTCCAAGCGGCTGCCGACGATCCCGACATCTCCTCCCGCAAGGTCTCCGGCCCGGGAGCTGCGCTGACCTACATCGGCTTCCCGACGTACAAGGGCGCGCCGTGGAACGACATCGAGTTCCGCAAGGCGATCTCGCTGGCGATCGATCGGCAGGCCGTGATCGACGCGGTGATCCCCGGCCAGGCAGTCCCGGCCACCAGCTGGGTGGTCCCGGACGGGGTGCCCGGTGGTGTCGCCGGTACCTGTGAGTTCTGCAAGCTGGACGTCGCTGCGGCGAAGGATGCGCTGGCGAAGTCGAGCTGGAAGGCAGGCACCGTCCTGAGCATCACGACCGGCAAGGACCAGACGCAGAACGACTACTTCAAGGCGATCGGCGACCAGCTGAAGGCGAACCTCGGCATCGACTACACCCTCGATCCGTCGCCCGACTTCTTCGCCAAGCGTTCTGGGCGACAGATGACCGGCGTCTTCCGCAACAACTGGTTCCCGGACTACCCGCTGAACGAGAACTACCTGGCCCCGGTGTACGCCAGCGGCGATGCGAAGAAGGGCAACACGAACTTCGGGTACTACGACGCCGACTTCGAGAAGCTGATCAAGGCCGGCGACCAGTCCAAGGACATCGACGCCGCGGTGGTGCAGTACCAGGCGGCCGAGAAGGTGCTGGCCAAGGACTTCCCGACCGTGCCGGTGAGCTTCGCGCAGAATCTCGTCTACTACTCCGCCAACGTGGAGAACGTCGTCCTCGACCCGTTCTCGGGCACGCCGAAGTTGCGGCTGCTGAAGTTCAAGGGCTGA
- a CDS encoding TerD family protein — MTGISLNKGGNISLTKAAPTLTSLVLGLGWDLRTTTGADFDLDASALVLGADGKVLSNAHFVFFNNKRTPDGSVEHSGDNLTGEGAGDDESITVNVSALPPEVDKVAVIASIYEADSRGQSFGQVRNAYVRVVDAANGSEVARYDLTEDAAGETAMLFGEVYRNNDEWKFRAVGQGYASGLTGIANDFGVQL, encoded by the coding sequence ATGACCGGCATCAGCCTGAACAAGGGCGGCAACATCTCCCTCACCAAGGCGGCACCGACGCTCACGAGCCTGGTGCTCGGCCTCGGCTGGGATCTGCGCACCACCACGGGCGCCGACTTCGACCTCGACGCCAGCGCTCTCGTCCTGGGTGCCGACGGCAAGGTGCTGTCCAACGCGCACTTCGTCTTCTTCAACAACAAGCGGACGCCGGACGGATCTGTCGAGCACTCCGGCGACAACCTCACCGGTGAGGGCGCCGGTGACGACGAGTCGATCACCGTCAACGTCTCGGCGTTGCCGCCGGAGGTGGACAAGGTCGCGGTGATCGCGTCGATCTATGAGGCGGACAGCCGAGGTCAGAGCTTCGGTCAGGTGCGCAACGCCTACGTCCGAGTGGTCGATGCGGCGAACGGTTCGGAGGTCGCCCGCTACGACCTGACCGAGGACGCCGCCGGTGAGACCGCCATGCTCTTCGGCGAGGTGTACCGGAACAACGACGAGTGGAAGTTCCGCGCGGTCGGCCAGGGTTACGCCTCCGGCCTGACCGGCATCGCCAACGACTTCGGCGTCCAGCTCTGA
- a CDS encoding ABC transporter ATP-binding protein, producing the protein MAQPIISRRPPDAPAEHGGPRGRSGAQRSPVDLQQLQEHPVRLGRITQLFAPHRAPLSIVTLLIIATSIVGLASPFLVKHLIDDAIPRKDVRLVLLLVAAMVSIAIVTAVFGVIQTWLSTKVGQQVMHGLRTGLFSHLQRMPLSFFTRTRGGELQSRLTNDIAAMQSVVTNTATSIASNLTTVVGTAIAMVALSWRLALLSLIVLPPAVLLTRAVARMRRSVTTKAQRTLADMQSQIEESLSVSGAHLSKILGSGDQLAAKFTASSSSLTALEVASQLAGRWRMATMSVVFAVIPALIYLFAGMPATSGGMTIGTLVAFTALQGQLFRPLMGVLSVGVEVTASMALFSRIFEYLDLPATITDPDRPVPLTDVRGSISLRDVTFRYEGSDRDALRNITIDVPAGSTLALVGATGSGKSTLAGLLSRLHDPSSGSVTIDGIDLRDLTLQTISSVVGVVSQESYLLHASISDNLRQAKPEATDEQIEAAAAAAQIHELIVSLPDGYDTLVGARGHRFSGGEQQRLALARIILRDPKILVLDEATSALDNSTERAVQQALDAARRGRTTVAIAHRLSTIQDADRIVVLDHGRVRETGTHDELVTAGGAYAALVDAQRTTVAAA; encoded by the coding sequence ATGGCACAACCCATCATCTCCCGCCGTCCGCCTGATGCTCCTGCCGAACACGGCGGGCCACGAGGTCGCTCCGGCGCCCAGCGCAGCCCGGTCGACCTGCAGCAACTGCAGGAGCACCCGGTCCGACTCGGGCGCATAACACAGCTCTTCGCCCCGCACCGCGCGCCGTTGTCGATCGTCACCCTGCTGATCATCGCGACCTCGATCGTCGGCCTCGCCTCCCCGTTCCTGGTCAAACACCTCATCGACGACGCGATCCCGCGGAAGGACGTCCGCCTGGTGCTGCTGCTGGTCGCAGCCATGGTGTCGATCGCGATCGTCACCGCGGTCTTCGGCGTCATCCAGACGTGGCTGTCGACCAAGGTCGGCCAGCAGGTCATGCACGGCCTGCGTACCGGCCTGTTCTCCCACCTGCAGCGGATGCCGTTGTCGTTCTTCACCCGGACCAGGGGTGGTGAACTGCAGTCGCGGCTCACGAACGACATCGCGGCCATGCAATCGGTGGTCACCAACACCGCGACCTCGATCGCGTCCAATCTGACCACCGTCGTCGGCACCGCGATCGCCATGGTGGCGCTGTCGTGGCGACTGGCGCTGCTCAGCCTGATCGTGCTCCCACCCGCAGTCCTGCTGACCAGGGCGGTGGCCCGGATGCGCCGGAGCGTCACCACGAAGGCCCAGCGCACCCTCGCCGACATGCAGTCCCAGATCGAGGAATCGCTGTCGGTCAGCGGAGCGCACCTGTCGAAGATCCTCGGCTCCGGCGATCAGCTCGCGGCGAAGTTCACCGCGTCCTCCTCGTCCCTCACCGCGCTCGAGGTCGCCTCGCAGCTTGCCGGGCGCTGGCGGATGGCAACCATGAGCGTCGTCTTCGCAGTGATTCCTGCGCTCATCTATCTGTTCGCCGGGATGCCGGCGACATCCGGGGGGATGACGATCGGCACCCTCGTCGCGTTCACCGCCTTGCAGGGGCAACTGTTCCGGCCGCTGATGGGCGTGCTGTCGGTGGGGGTCGAGGTGACCGCATCGATGGCCCTGTTCTCCCGGATCTTCGAGTACCTGGATCTCCCTGCGACCATCACCGACCCGGACCGCCCGGTCCCGCTCACCGACGTCCGGGGTTCGATCTCGCTGCGTGACGTGACGTTCCGGTACGAGGGATCCGACCGGGATGCGTTGCGCAACATCACCATCGACGTCCCCGCCGGCTCGACGCTGGCATTGGTGGGCGCCACCGGGTCCGGCAAGTCCACGCTCGCGGGACTCCTCTCGCGGCTGCACGATCCGTCGTCCGGGTCGGTCACGATCGACGGCATCGACCTGCGTGATCTGACCCTGCAGACCATCTCGTCGGTGGTCGGAGTGGTGTCGCAGGAATCGTATCTGTTGCACGCCAGCATCTCCGACAACCTGCGTCAGGCGAAGCCCGAGGCCACGGACGAGCAGATCGAGGCCGCAGCGGCGGCCGCGCAGATCCACGAGCTGATCGTCTCGCTGCCGGACGGCTACGACACCCTGGTCGGTGCCCGTGGGCACCGGTTCTCCGGCGGCGAGCAGCAACGCCTGGCCCTGGCGCGGATCATCCTGCGGGACCCGAAGATCCTGGTCCTGGATGAAGCCACCAGCGCGCTGGACAACAGCACCGAGCGGGCCGTCCAGCAGGCGCTGGACGCCGCCCGGCGCGGTCGGACGACGGTCGCCATCGCGCACCGGCTCTCCACCATCCAGGACGCCGACCGGATCGTGGTTCTCGACCACGGCCGGGTGCGCGAGACGGGGACGCACGACGAGCTGGTCACCGCCGGCGGCGCCTATGCCGCCCTGGTCGACGCGCAGCGTACGACCGTCGCGGCCGCCTGA
- a CDS encoding mismatch-specific DNA-glycosylase yields the protein MGFTAAQLQEAAGKQVDDLLGPGLRLLFVGINPGLWTAAADAHFARPGNRFFPALFRCGLTDHLINPSAGMSDADRAHLIERGIGITNLVRRASARAADLTRDELTDGGERIARLVAAHRPQVVAIAGITAYRTAYHRAGATAGEQEDLLAGAKLWVVPNPSGLNAHETLDSLAAAYGAVGRAAGLLPGQTS from the coding sequence ATGGGTTTCACCGCTGCGCAGTTGCAGGAAGCTGCAGGCAAGCAGGTCGACGATCTGCTGGGTCCTGGCCTGCGGCTGCTGTTCGTGGGGATCAATCCGGGGCTCTGGACGGCGGCGGCCGATGCGCATTTCGCCCGGCCCGGCAACAGGTTCTTCCCGGCGCTGTTCCGGTGCGGGCTGACCGACCATCTGATCAATCCTTCCGCCGGGATGAGCGACGCCGACCGGGCGCACCTCATCGAGCGCGGGATCGGCATCACCAACCTGGTGCGGCGGGCCTCGGCCCGGGCGGCTGATCTGACCAGGGACGAGTTGACCGACGGGGGCGAACGGATCGCCCGGCTGGTGGCGGCCCACCGGCCCCAGGTGGTCGCCATCGCCGGCATCACGGCCTATCGCACCGCCTACCACCGCGCCGGGGCGACCGCTGGTGAGCAGGAGGACCTGCTGGCGGGCGCCAAGCTGTGGGTGGTCCCGAACCCGTCCGGGCTCAATGCCCACGAGACGCTCGACTCGCTGGCCGCCGCCTACGGCGCGGTGGGTCGGGCGGCCGGGCTGCTTCCCGGACAGACCTCCTGA
- a CDS encoding ABC transporter ATP-binding protein, producing the protein MKLTKTRETPSPVGRAPVDGVPLLEVTDLIVEFHTPRGVVRAVNGLSYTVEAGRTLAIVGESGSGKSVSSQAVMGLLQTPPAKIAGGSIVFQGTNLLSLSRKQHRAFCGENIAMVFQDALAALNPVYTVGWQLTEALRVRRGLSKGDARRRAVELLDLVRVPAAAERVKEYPHQFSGGMRQRVMIAMALALDPQLLIADEPTTALDVTVQAQIMRLLADIQQERQMGLILITHDLGVVADVADDVTVMYAGRSVEAADVMDTYARPAHPYTEALLRSIPRLDSKGKELPVIPGRPPELLALPPGCAFAPRCDYAQDVCRTDPPPPDVEPAPGRTAACHFAAEVMDHVAPRTRA; encoded by the coding sequence ATGAAGCTGACGAAGACGCGTGAGACACCTTCTCCCGTGGGACGAGCGCCCGTGGACGGCGTCCCGCTGCTCGAGGTGACCGACCTGATCGTCGAGTTCCACACCCCGCGCGGCGTGGTGCGGGCTGTCAACGGGCTCTCCTACACAGTGGAGGCCGGTCGCACGCTGGCCATCGTCGGTGAGTCCGGCTCGGGCAAGAGCGTGTCGTCCCAGGCGGTGATGGGCCTGCTGCAGACACCGCCGGCCAAGATCGCCGGCGGATCGATCGTGTTCCAGGGAACGAACCTGTTGTCGTTGTCGCGCAAGCAGCATCGGGCGTTCTGCGGCGAGAACATCGCCATGGTCTTCCAGGACGCGCTGGCCGCACTGAACCCGGTGTACACCGTCGGATGGCAGCTCACGGAGGCGCTGCGGGTGCGCCGCGGGCTGTCGAAGGGCGATGCGCGGCGCCGGGCCGTCGAATTGCTGGATCTGGTCAGGGTGCCGGCTGCGGCGGAACGGGTGAAGGAGTATCCGCACCAGTTCTCCGGCGGCATGCGGCAGCGGGTGATGATCGCGATGGCGCTGGCGCTCGATCCGCAGCTGTTGATCGCGGACGAGCCGACCACGGCCCTGGACGTCACCGTCCAGGCGCAGATCATGCGGCTGCTGGCCGACATCCAGCAGGAGCGGCAGATGGGGCTCATCCTCATCACCCACGATCTCGGGGTCGTCGCCGACGTGGCCGACGACGTGACCGTGATGTACGCCGGCAGATCGGTGGAGGCCGCCGACGTGATGGACACCTACGCCCGACCCGCGCATCCCTACACGGAGGCCCTGTTGCGATCGATCCCGCGACTGGACTCCAAGGGCAAGGAACTGCCGGTGATCCCGGGCCGGCCGCCGGAACTGCTCGCGCTGCCACCGGGCTGCGCCTTCGCGCCGCGGTGCGACTACGCGCAGGACGTCTGTCGCACCGATCCTCCGCCGCCGGACGTGGAACCGGCCCCCGGCCGCACAGCGGCCTGTCACTTCGCCGCGGAGGTGATGGACCATGTCGCACCCCGCACCCGAGCCTGA
- a CDS encoding MarR family transcriptional regulator — MRHQDRADAPPIDPALMDLPELMVHLSRSLRSRHSRELAPFDLTPSQARAFATVARWPRRAQEPETAAELRLSTLAELLQIAPRSATELVDALQDKGFVERRPSEQDRRAIVVTLSPAGVELRRRMRAAMEQTNRRTAGDLFQVLDEHERTLLESLLRKVAAAERTVEP; from the coding sequence GTGCGACACCAAGACCGCGCTGACGCGCCCCCGATCGATCCGGCACTGATGGATCTCCCCGAGCTGATGGTCCACCTGTCCCGCTCGTTGCGGTCCCGGCATTCCCGCGAGCTGGCGCCGTTCGACCTGACACCCTCGCAGGCCAGGGCGTTCGCCACCGTCGCACGGTGGCCGCGCCGAGCCCAGGAACCCGAGACGGCAGCGGAACTGAGGCTGTCCACGCTGGCCGAGCTCCTACAGATCGCCCCCCGATCGGCGACCGAGCTGGTGGATGCTCTGCAGGACAAGGGATTCGTCGAGCGCCGACCGAGCGAGCAGGACCGTCGAGCGATCGTCGTCACTCTCAGTCCGGCAGGTGTCGAGTTGCGCAGGCGGATGCGCGCGGCGATGGAGCAGACCAACCGCCGCACCGCCGGCGATCTGTTCCAGGTGCTCGACGAGCACGAGCGCACCCTGCTGGAGTCGTTGCTGCGCAAGGTGGCTGCAGCCGAACGGACTGTGGAGCCCTGA
- a CDS encoding ABC transporter permease: MTDPGSAANIAVTTDHPQNTPPGSDPVGADTHSLWSDAVRQLRRKPSVIIASVIAVFFVVVAVFPSLFTSVDPGACNVSQAKIRPQWFSGPHPFGTDQFGCDLMAQLVNGARPSLLLAFVVVFFSVIIGVTLGTFAGFYLGWVDAIVSRVIEVFLVIPLLLAALLLLSLFRQDVSSGGGTFATILQPAIVLTGFGWMSYARYVRASVLETKHLDYVTAARVLGAGDFRIMFRHILPNAISSVTALIPTAIAGVISAEAVLSFLGIGVRPPSISWGIMLNSGAEWFSGGYPHMLLFPLVCLMLTILAFVVIGDNLRDALDPKLK; the protein is encoded by the coding sequence ATGACTGACCCGGGCTCCGCCGCGAACATCGCGGTCACCACCGATCACCCGCAGAACACGCCGCCGGGGTCCGACCCGGTGGGTGCCGACACCCATTCCCTCTGGTCGGACGCGGTCCGGCAGCTGCGGCGCAAGCCGTCCGTCATCATCGCCTCCGTCATCGCCGTGTTCTTCGTCGTGGTGGCCGTGTTCCCGTCGCTGTTCACCTCGGTGGATCCGGGGGCCTGCAATGTCAGCCAGGCCAAGATCCGTCCGCAGTGGTTCAGCGGTCCACACCCGTTCGGCACCGACCAGTTCGGCTGCGACCTGATGGCGCAGTTGGTGAACGGGGCGCGACCCTCGCTCTTGCTGGCGTTCGTCGTGGTGTTCTTCTCGGTGATCATCGGTGTCACGCTGGGCACGTTTGCGGGGTTCTACCTCGGCTGGGTCGACGCGATCGTCTCCCGGGTCATCGAGGTCTTCCTGGTGATCCCACTTCTGCTGGCGGCTCTGCTGCTGCTGTCGCTGTTCCGGCAGGACGTGTCGTCAGGTGGCGGAACCTTCGCCACGATCCTGCAGCCGGCCATCGTGCTGACCGGGTTCGGGTGGATGAGCTATGCCAGGTACGTCCGGGCCAGCGTGCTGGAGACCAAGCACCTCGACTACGTCACTGCGGCCCGGGTGCTCGGGGCCGGCGACTTCCGGATCATGTTCCGGCACATCCTGCCGAACGCCATCTCGTCGGTGACCGCATTGATTCCTACTGCCATCGCGGGGGTCATCAGTGCCGAGGCAGTGCTGTCGTTCCTGGGGATCGGCGTCCGGCCCCCGTCCATCAGCTGGGGCATCATGCTGAACAGCGGCGCCGAATGGTTCTCCGGCGGCTACCCGCACATGCTGCTGTTCCCGCTGGTCTGCCTGATGCTGACCATCCTCGCGTTCGTGGTGATCGGCGACAACCTGCGCGACGCCCTCGATCCGAAGCTGAAGTGA
- a CDS encoding oligopeptide/dipeptide ABC transporter ATP-binding protein, whose translation MSHPAPEPEARAAQDPIDGDLVQALTVPESASGTPVLELRDLAVHYPVRRGAVLRRTVGQVKAVDGVSLSLHRGRTLGLVGESGSGKSTLAKALVGVETPTTGQILIDGVDVTSVGKRDRKRLRREVQMVFQDPYTSLNPRMSVGEIVGEAYRIHPDAAPQGSVDRAVADLLDLVGLNPEHAGRYPHQFSGGQRQRVGIARALALKPKLLICDEPVSALDVSIQGQVINLLERLQDDLGLAYLFIAHDLSVVRHIADDVAVMYLGRLVEDGDDTQVYEHARHPYTQALLSAVPLPDPSRRGSRPEILLEGDVPSPISPPPGCNFHTRCPLAPTLPEAGGQAVPTICRTEVPQMTLQDGTADGSGTHLAACHFARELRTQPDVPGGAIGPGAGQEGR comes from the coding sequence ATGTCGCACCCCGCACCCGAGCCTGAGGCCCGCGCAGCACAGGACCCGATCGACGGGGATCTCGTACAGGCCCTCACCGTGCCCGAGAGTGCTTCGGGCACACCGGTTCTCGAGCTGCGAGACCTCGCAGTCCACTACCCCGTCCGGCGCGGGGCCGTGCTGCGTCGCACCGTCGGGCAGGTGAAGGCGGTCGACGGTGTCTCGCTGTCGCTGCACCGCGGCCGCACCCTCGGGCTGGTCGGTGAGTCCGGCTCGGGCAAGTCGACGTTGGCCAAGGCACTGGTCGGAGTGGAGACACCGACAACCGGGCAGATCCTGATCGACGGGGTCGACGTCACGAGTGTCGGAAAGCGCGATCGCAAGCGGCTCCGCCGCGAGGTGCAGATGGTCTTCCAGGATCCGTACACCTCGCTCAACCCGCGGATGTCGGTGGGGGAGATCGTTGGCGAGGCCTACCGGATCCACCCGGATGCTGCACCGCAGGGGAGTGTGGACCGGGCGGTGGCCGACCTGCTCGACCTGGTCGGGCTCAACCCCGAACACGCAGGTCGGTATCCACACCAGTTCTCCGGCGGTCAACGTCAGCGGGTCGGGATCGCCAGAGCGCTGGCGCTGAAGCCGAAGCTACTGATCTGCGACGAGCCGGTGTCCGCGCTGGACGTCTCGATCCAGGGTCAGGTGATCAACCTGCTCGAGCGGCTGCAGGACGATCTGGGCCTTGCCTACCTGTTCATCGCCCACGACCTCTCGGTGGTGCGGCACATCGCCGACGACGTCGCCGTGATGTACCTCGGGCGATTGGTCGAGGACGGCGACGACACCCAGGTCTACGAGCATGCCAGGCATCCCTATACGCAGGCCCTGCTGTCGGCAGTGCCGCTGCCGGATCCCAGCAGGCGCGGTAGCCGTCCCGAGATCCTGCTCGAGGGTGACGTTCCCTCGCCGATCTCACCGCCGCCAGGATGCAACTTCCACACCCGCTGCCCGCTTGCGCCGACCCTGCCGGAGGCCGGAGGTCAGGCCGTTCCGACCATCTGCCGGACCGAGGTGCCGCAGATGACGCTCCAGGACGGGACGGCCGACGGCTCCGGTACGCACCTGGCGGCCTGTCACTTCGCACGCGAACTCCGGACGCAGCCGGACGTACCGGGCGGCGCCATCGGCCCCGGTGCCGGACAGGAGGGACGCTGA
- a CDS encoding SIS domain-containing protein has protein sequence MAAPRITSRAPRSASVLKSRLIAANRAELEAGLAWAGSDPSIEAAAARITGARRRFVLGAGIGFTYASLLAGKLNASLAQVTVVDGTIVRPLDILSDVRETDVLIAISLRRFRGYTIDNALPFAQAGGSLVVITDSRTNPLIPHCTEAVVIDTDAHRTGSIHADLAMHPETPGVSPAVVSLVIDLIATLSTASAKGAGRRFAERERLGSELGLYRD, from the coding sequence ATGGCCGCGCCACGGATCACCAGCAGAGCCCCGCGGTCGGCGTCGGTGCTCAAGTCCAGGTTGATCGCCGCCAACCGTGCCGAGCTCGAGGCCGGTCTTGCCTGGGCCGGATCCGATCCGTCGATCGAGGCCGCAGCGGCCCGGATCACCGGCGCGCGGCGACGGTTCGTGCTCGGAGCCGGTATCGGATTCACCTACGCGTCGCTGCTGGCCGGCAAGCTGAACGCCTCGCTCGCCCAGGTCACGGTCGTCGACGGCACCATCGTGCGACCGCTCGACATCCTGTCCGACGTCCGGGAAACGGACGTGCTCATCGCCATCTCGTTGCGGCGATTCCGTGGGTACACGATCGACAACGCACTGCCGTTCGCCCAGGCGGGTGGCTCGCTGGTGGTGATCACCGACTCCCGGACCAACCCGCTGATCCCGCACTGCACCGAGGCGGTGGTGATCGACACCGACGCGCACCGGACGGGCTCGATCCACGCCGACCTGGCCATGCACCCGGAAACGCCGGGAGTGTCGCCCGCCGTCGTCTCCCTGGTGATCGACCTGATCGCCACCTTGTCGACCGCCAGCGCGAAAGGGGCCGGCCGCCGCTTCGCCGAACGGGAACGGCTGGGCTCGGAGCTGGGCCTGTACCGCGACTGA
- a CDS encoding ABC transporter permease: MRATVAGYILRRVLQGILTLFLVMILLHWLTTLVIQLNGNPALAFFGDRIPTAAQLAAVTARFGLDNPCYSQTGNPCIGPFFERLGQYLRGDFGTNFRGREVTDIVGSAAPNTLKLFVVVTIVWSIVGLTLGSVAARTRGRAPDTSIRVVSILIDALPIFVLLLIYKYVVTVPVNKWASSNFGSDSFLALLFRPSFSADHSWATLIIPGLLLGLAGTASFIRLVRAAQLENYNADHVRTARSKGLGEGRVTTRHIVRNSAIPVVTAVGFVFTDALGGAVVTEGLMNINGMGGVLWNAVRDSETAVVIAVVTMLTVLTIVVMIGVDIVYALLDPRIRYD, from the coding sequence GTGCGCGCCACCGTGGCCGGTTACATCCTGCGCAGGGTGCTGCAGGGAATCCTCACGCTGTTCCTGGTGATGATCCTGCTGCACTGGCTCACCACGCTCGTCATCCAGCTCAACGGCAACCCCGCGCTGGCGTTCTTCGGCGACCGCATCCCGACCGCGGCACAGCTCGCGGCTGTCACCGCACGCTTCGGTCTGGACAACCCGTGCTACAGCCAGACCGGAAACCCCTGCATCGGCCCGTTCTTCGAGCGGCTCGGCCAGTACCTGCGCGGTGACTTCGGCACCAACTTCCGTGGTCGCGAGGTCACGGACATCGTCGGCTCCGCAGCGCCGAACACCCTGAAGCTCTTCGTCGTGGTCACCATCGTCTGGTCGATCGTCGGGCTCACGCTCGGCTCCGTCGCCGCCCGCACCCGTGGCCGCGCGCCCGACACCAGCATCCGGGTCGTGTCGATCCTGATCGACGCGCTGCCGATCTTCGTGCTGCTGCTGATCTACAAGTACGTGGTCACGGTGCCGGTGAACAAGTGGGCCAGCAGCAACTTCGGCTCGGACTCGTTCCTGGCGCTGCTGTTCCGGCCCTCGTTCTCCGCCGACCACAGTTGGGCGACGCTGATCATCCCCGGTCTGCTGCTCGGGCTTGCCGGGACCGCCTCGTTCATCCGGCTGGTGCGTGCCGCCCAGCTGGAGAACTACAACGCCGACCACGTCCGTACCGCCCGCTCGAAGGGGCTGGGCGAGGGACGCGTCACCACCCGGCACATCGTCCGCAACTCGGCGATCCCGGTGGTCACCGCGGTCGGTTTCGTTTTCACCGACGCGCTGGGCGGCGCGGTGGTGACCGAGGGGCTGATGAACATCAACGGGATGGGTGGCGTGTTGTGGAATGCGGTGCGGGACAGCGAGACCGCTGTGGTGATCGCCGTCGTCACGATGCTGACCGTACTGACCATCGTCGTGATGATCGGAGTCGACATCGTCTACGCACTGCTCGATCCGAGGATCCGCTATGACTGA